A single Sulfurospirillum tamanense DNA region contains:
- the glmS gene encoding methylaspartate mutase subunit S produces MKVVTGVVGNDIHVVANRLIHISLEARGFEVFNLGVNTSLDEFIDALIETKADILLISSLNGEAEGWCRELPFIKSQRDFGNVTFMIGGNLAVGEANHDTIVPKYQAYGFDLVFHQIDLNTGLDRLEAYLKERA; encoded by the coding sequence ATGAAAGTCGTCACTGGTGTAGTTGGAAACGACATCCACGTTGTTGCCAACCGTCTCATTCACATCTCCCTTGAAGCCCGCGGATTTGAAGTATTTAACCTTGGTGTGAACACCTCCCTTGATGAGTTCATCGATGCCCTCATCGAAACCAAAGCAGACATCTTGCTTATCTCTTCCCTCAACGGCGAAGCCGAAGGATGGTGCCGTGAATTGCCCTTCATTAAATCCCAACGCGACTTTGGCAACGTCACCTTTATGATTGGCGGCAACCTTGCCGTGGGCGAAGCCAACCACGATACTATTGTGCCAAAATACCAAGCCTACGGCTTCGACCTCGTGTTTCACCAAATCGACCTCAACACGGGCCTTGACCGTTTGGAAGCTTACTTGAAGGAGCGCGCATGA